The following coding sequences lie in one Hippoglossus hippoglossus isolate fHipHip1 chromosome 14, fHipHip1.pri, whole genome shotgun sequence genomic window:
- the eva1c gene encoding protein eva-1 homolog C isoform X1 — MRVMSWMRPSPGLDLSHCLFYLTLLLWTRRLSGLADFSNYLSRIITSHSAHACDGQPLRLHCPRHSTISIQSAFYGSGEVWACRPDPDPPLGAHNHSCSAFTALQKLLSECQSHRDCQLPVNHLLFGKDPCPGTSKYLHVDYRCKPTEHRRHVACEGDTMVLGCKPPRLLIIYAAVYGRSLGHTDTCPSHLTRPPPFECLNHEAVHSVSKSCHGKQKCAVAVSNQTFRDPCFPGTRKYLSVIYSCVPQSLLREADPDVFNSTSPPPVETEKASPVDLDELLAKGSRRPGNTGAVMSTSLLTYTYIREHPEMAALLFTSSVCVGLLLTLLAVSVRVTCRGRQLRDNTLQTRSCSQTVKHQVEEEEEDEDEEDEDDDEGTESSLISTTERKVVCDWEEVTYVSEEADRAERIERRDMVIQEISMNAYLNGSSC; from the exons ATGAGAGTCATGAGCTGGATGCGTCCTAGTCCCGGACTGGACCTGAGCCACTGTCTCTTCTACCTGACCCTGCTCCTGTGGACCAGACGCCTGAGTGGACTGGCTGACTTCTCTA ACTACCTGTCCAGAATCATCACCAGCCACTCGGCCCACGCGTGTGACGGACAGCCCCTGCGTCTCCACTGTCCTCGTCACTCCACCATCTCCATCCAGTCGGCCTTCTACGGGAGCGGGGAGGTGTGGGCGTGCAGGCCCGACCCCGACCCTCCGCTCGGAGCCCACAACCACAGCTGCTCGGCGTTCACCGCTCTGCAG AAGCTGCTGTCGGAGTGTCAGAGCCACAGAGACTGCCAGCTCCCTGTCAATCACCTGCTGTTTGGGAAGGACCCTTGTCCCGGGACTTCCAAATACCTCCACGTGGACTACAGGTGTAAACCCA CTGAACACAGAAGACATGTGGCCTGTGAGGGAGACACCATGGTCCTGGGCTGTAAGCCCCCCAGGCTGCTGATCATCTATGCAGCTGTCTACGGCAGAAGCCTGGGCCACACTGACACCTGCCCCTCACACCTGACGAGACCCCCCCCTTTCG AGTGTCTCAACCACGAGGCCGTGCACTCGGTGTCCAAGTCCTGCCACGGCAAACAGAAGTGTGCTGTTGCCGTCAGCAACCAGACCTTCAGGGACCCCTGCTTTCCAGGAACCAGGAAGTACCTCAGTGTGATCTATTCTTGTG TCCCACAGTCTTTACTAAGGGAGGCCGACCCCGACGTGTTCAACTCCACCTCGCCTCCGCCTGTGGAGACAGAAAAAG CTTCTCCTGTAGATCTGGACGAGCTTTTGGCTAAAGGGTCGAGAAGACCAGGCAACACGGGAGCCGTGATGAGCACCTCTCTCCTGACCTACACCTATATCAGAG AGCATCCAGAAATGGCGGcgctgctcttcacctccagcGTGTGCGTTGGCCTCCTGCTCACACTGCTCGCTGTATCAGTCCGCGTGACCTGCAGAGGGCGCCAGCTCAGAGATAACACACTCCAAACCAGGTCTTGTAGCCAGACTGTAAAACaccaggtggaggaggaggaggaagacgaggacgaagaagatgaggatgatgatgaagggaCGGAAAGTTCTTTAATCTCCACCACAGAGCGTAAGGTGGTGTGCGACTGGGAGGAAGTGACTTATGTGAGCGAGGAAGCCGATCGAGCGGAGAGGATCGAGCGCAGAGATATGGTCATACAGGAGATTTCGATGAACGCCTACCTCAACGGCAGCTCCTGTTAA
- the eva1c gene encoding protein eva-1 homolog C isoform X2 — protein sequence MRVMSWMRPSPGLDLSHCLFYLTLLLWTRRLSGLADFSNYLSRIITSHSAHACDGQPLRLHCPRHSTISIQSAFYGSGEVWACRPDPDPPLGAHNHSCSAFTALQKLLSECQSHRDCQLPVNHLLFGKDPCPGTSKYLHVDYRCKPTEHRRHVACEGDTMVLGCKPPRLLIIYAAVYGRSLGHTDTCPSHLTRPPPFECLNHEAVHSVSKSCHGKQKCAVAVSNQTFRDPCFPGTRKYLSVIYSCVPQSLLREADPDVFNSTSPPPVETEKDLDELLAKGSRRPGNTGAVMSTSLLTYTYIREHPEMAALLFTSSVCVGLLLTLLAVSVRVTCRGRQLRDNTLQTRSCSQTVKHQVEEEEEDEDEEDEDDDEGTESSLISTTERKVVCDWEEVTYVSEEADRAERIERRDMVIQEISMNAYLNGSSC from the exons ATGAGAGTCATGAGCTGGATGCGTCCTAGTCCCGGACTGGACCTGAGCCACTGTCTCTTCTACCTGACCCTGCTCCTGTGGACCAGACGCCTGAGTGGACTGGCTGACTTCTCTA ACTACCTGTCCAGAATCATCACCAGCCACTCGGCCCACGCGTGTGACGGACAGCCCCTGCGTCTCCACTGTCCTCGTCACTCCACCATCTCCATCCAGTCGGCCTTCTACGGGAGCGGGGAGGTGTGGGCGTGCAGGCCCGACCCCGACCCTCCGCTCGGAGCCCACAACCACAGCTGCTCGGCGTTCACCGCTCTGCAG AAGCTGCTGTCGGAGTGTCAGAGCCACAGAGACTGCCAGCTCCCTGTCAATCACCTGCTGTTTGGGAAGGACCCTTGTCCCGGGACTTCCAAATACCTCCACGTGGACTACAGGTGTAAACCCA CTGAACACAGAAGACATGTGGCCTGTGAGGGAGACACCATGGTCCTGGGCTGTAAGCCCCCCAGGCTGCTGATCATCTATGCAGCTGTCTACGGCAGAAGCCTGGGCCACACTGACACCTGCCCCTCACACCTGACGAGACCCCCCCCTTTCG AGTGTCTCAACCACGAGGCCGTGCACTCGGTGTCCAAGTCCTGCCACGGCAAACAGAAGTGTGCTGTTGCCGTCAGCAACCAGACCTTCAGGGACCCCTGCTTTCCAGGAACCAGGAAGTACCTCAGTGTGATCTATTCTTGTG TCCCACAGTCTTTACTAAGGGAGGCCGACCCCGACGTGTTCAACTCCACCTCGCCTCCGCCTGTGGAGACAGAAAAAG ATCTGGACGAGCTTTTGGCTAAAGGGTCGAGAAGACCAGGCAACACGGGAGCCGTGATGAGCACCTCTCTCCTGACCTACACCTATATCAGAG AGCATCCAGAAATGGCGGcgctgctcttcacctccagcGTGTGCGTTGGCCTCCTGCTCACACTGCTCGCTGTATCAGTCCGCGTGACCTGCAGAGGGCGCCAGCTCAGAGATAACACACTCCAAACCAGGTCTTGTAGCCAGACTGTAAAACaccaggtggaggaggaggaggaagacgaggacgaagaagatgaggatgatgatgaagggaCGGAAAGTTCTTTAATCTCCACCACAGAGCGTAAGGTGGTGTGCGACTGGGAGGAAGTGACTTATGTGAGCGAGGAAGCCGATCGAGCGGAGAGGATCGAGCGCAGAGATATGGTCATACAGGAGATTTCGATGAACGCCTACCTCAACGGCAGCTCCTGTTAA
- the cfap298 gene encoding cilia- and flagella-associated protein 298 yields the protein MVQLHVKRGEESQFLFSTTVDVQLDAAIRQVTAIYNGRLKVERICSEIPELADHGVTLPPNMQGLTGEQIVELNLRDEWEEKCEPSGGPVLRNDEIGRRNGHAPNDKMKEVLMRTMDEAKALISKKQVQANVCVTMEMVKDALDQLRGAVMIVYPMGLPPHDPIRMEFEEREDLSGMQASLQVITEDESQLWWAAKEMQRGKKLQDYVGKNDKTKIVVKIQKKGQGAPAREPLVTEEQQKQMMMHCYRRQEELKKLEETDEDSSLDSNWSDRSALKKQFQGLSNIKWGPR from the exons ATGGTGCAGCTGCATGTGAAGCGAGGCGAGGAGAGtcagtttctcttcagcacCACAGTGGACGTTCAGCTGGACGCAGCCATCAGGCAAGTTACGGCCATTTACAACGGGAGACTGAAGGTGGAGCGAATATGTTCAg AGATACCAGAGCTAGCAGACCATGGCGTCACACTGCCGCCCAACATGCAGGGGCTGACAGGGGAGCAGATCGTGGAGCTGAATCTGAGAGACGAGTGGGAGGAGAAGTGCGAGCCCAGCGGAGGACCAGTATTAAGGAACGATGAGATTGGGAGAAGGAACGGACATG CTCCTAATGATAAAATGAAAGAGGTGTTGATGAGAACAATGGACGAGGCAAAGGCTCTAATCTCCAAA AAACAAGTTCAGGCTAACGTCTGTGTCACCATGGAGATGGTGAAAGACGCGCTGGATCAGCTGAGAGGTGCCGTGATGATTGTGTACCCCATGGGACTGCCTCCTCACGACCCCATCAGGATGGAGTTTGAGGAGCGGGAAGACCTTTCAGGAATGCAG GCGTCTCTGCAGGTGATCACAGAGGACGAGAGCCAGCTCTGGTGGGCGGCCAAAGAGATGCAAAGGGGGAAGAAACTGCAGGACTACGTCGGCAAAAATGACAAGACAAAGATTGTGGTGAAAATCCAAAAG AAAGGGCAGGGGGCGCCAGCGAGGGAGCCTCTGGTCActgaagagcagcagaaacagatgaTGATGCACTGCTACAGAAGGCAAGAGGAGCTCAAG AAACTGGAGGAGACGGATGAGGACAGCAGCCTGGACTCCAACTGGTCGGACAGATCGGCTctgaaaaaacagtttcaagGCCTCTCCAACATCAAATGGGGGCCGAGATAA